The proteins below are encoded in one region of Parus major isolate Abel chromosome 7, Parus_major1.1, whole genome shotgun sequence:
- the LYPD6 gene encoding ly6/PLAUR domain-containing protein 6: MAWPPGLLLLLLLLSGRAPAARSRDFTAKDIVYLHPSTTPYPRGFKCFTCEKASDNYECNRWAPDVYCPRGTRYCFSQHMMKASGESVSVTKRCVALEECLSTGCTYIRHEEYKVCTSCCEGSICNLPLPRNASDAVFATLSPPAATPPLSPAGAVTPLGLCLALLAPRWLTATAAGR, from the exons ATGGCCTGGCCgccggggctgctcctgctgctcctgctgctgtccgGCCGCGCTCCGGCCGCGCGGAGCCGCGACTTCACCGCCAAGGACATCGTCTACCTCCACCCCTCCA CCACGCCGTATCCTCGTGGATTTAAGTGTTTCACCTGCGAAAAGGCCTCTGATAATTACGAGTGCAACCGCTGGGCTCCGGATGTTTACTGCCCCAGAG GGACGAGGTACTGCTTCAGCCAGCACATGATGAAGGCCAGCGGGGAGAGCGTCTCTGTCACCAAGCGCTGCGTGGCCCTCGAGGAGTGTCTGAGCACCGGCTGCACCTACATCAGGCACGAGGAGTACAAG gTGTGCACGTCCTGCTGCGAGGGCAGCATCTGTAACCTGCCCCTGCCCCGGAACGCCTCGGACGCCGTGTTCGCCACGCTGTCCCCGCCCGCAGCGACACCGCCACTGTCACCCGCGGGCGCGGTCACACCGCTCGGGCTGTGCCTGGCGCTGCTGGCACCGCGCTGGCTCACCGCCACTGCCGCGGGACGGTGA
- the MMADHC gene encoding methylmalonic aciduria and homocystinuria type D protein, mitochondrial: protein MANVLCNRARLVTYLPGFYSLVKRIGNAKAFSTAGSSGSDEPHVAAAPPDLCPRTVWPDEVMGPFGPQDQRFQLPGNIGFDCHLHGTASQKKPQTPKSLPDILAEPSASERHEFIMAQYINEFQGSDAPQKQQINNAETYFENAKVECAVQACPELLRKDFESLFPEVNSKRLTVLTVTQKTKNDMTVWSQEVEDEREMLLENFINGAKEICYAISSEGYWADFIDPSSGLAFFGPYTNNPLLETDERYRHLGFSVDDLGCCKVIRHNLWGTHVVVGSIFTNAEPDSPIMRKLSGH, encoded by the exons ATGGCCAAT GTGCTCTGTAACAGAGCAAGATTGGTCACCTACCTCCCAGGCTTTTATTCCTTAGTCAAAAGAATTGGGAATGCCAAGGCTTTTTCCACTGCAGGATCCTCTGGCTCAGACGAGCCCCACGTGGCTGCTGCACCTCCTGATTTAT GTCCCAGGACGGTGTGGCCGGATGAGGTGATGGGGCCCTTTGGACCCCAGGATCAGAGATTCCAGCTGCCTGGGAATATTGGCTTCGACTGCCACCTCCATGGAACAGCTTCCCAGAAGAAACCCCAAACTCCCAAGAGCCTCCCTGATATTTTAGCAGAGCCCTCTGCCAGTGAGAGGCACGAATTTATCATGGCACAATACATCAACGAATTCCAG GGTTCTGATGCTCCCCAGAAGCAGCAAATCAATAATGCTGAAACCTACTTTGAGAATGCCAAGGTGGAATGTGCAGTGCAAGCCTGTCCTGAGCTGCTGAGAAAAg ACTTTGAGTCCCTGTTCCCAGAGGTGAATTCCAAGCGTCTGACTGTGCTCACTGtcacccaaaaaaccaaaaacgACATGACTGTGTGGAGCCAGGAGGTGGAGGATGAGAGAGAAATGCTCCTAGAAAAT ttCATCAATGGTGCCAAGGAAATCTGCTATGCAATTTCTTCTGAGGGCTACTGGGCTGATTTCATTGATCCATCCTCAGGACTAGCA TTTTTCGGGCCTTACACCAACAACCCCCTGCTGGAGACGGACGAACGCTACCGGCATTTGGGATTTTCCGTGGATGATTTGGGATGCTGCAAAGTGATCAGGCACAACCTTTGGGGTACCCACGTGGTGGTGGGCAGCATTTTCACCAATGCTGAGCCTGACAGCCCCATCATGAGGAAACTCAGTGGTCACTGA